One genomic segment of Candidatus Margulisiibacteriota bacterium includes these proteins:
- the rpsU gene encoding 30S ribosomal protein S21 — MPKIEIRKGEDLEKALRKFKTKLRHEGHLDEMKKREFYQKPSARRRQELEQAKRREVKRRKDAE; from the coding sequence ATGCCTAAGATAGAGATCAGAAAAGGCGAAGACCTGGAGAAGGCTTTACGCAAGTTCAAGACTAAGTTGCGCCACGAGGGCCATCTCGACGAGATGAAAAAGCGGGAGTTTTACCAGAAACCTTCGGCGCGCCGCCGCCAGGAGTTGGAGCAGGCGAAACGCCGCGAGGTCAAACGACGCAAAGACGCTGAATGA
- the ricT gene encoding regulatory iron-sulfur-containing complex subunit RicT — MSEHMNLGIRLRKFNRICPITGYREESIKIGSPVIVQTDRGIEYGEIIACPRGFPRALSRDVKLKKVIRYATAEDVEKEHQIGELEKKALLQAQVKIKEHELSLKIIAIEFLFDASQAIVYHHVSEGSKAQNLRDFSRDLASVFSARVDMRQVSPRDEARLFGGVGPCGRSLCCSVWLDKPKHVTVKMVKEQGLAMSPTKTAGVCGRLMCCLEYEHGAKK, encoded by the coding sequence ATGAGTGAACACATGAACCTTGGGATCAGGCTCCGCAAGTTTAACCGGATCTGCCCGATCACCGGTTACCGTGAAGAGTCGATCAAGATCGGCTCGCCGGTCATCGTCCAAACCGACCGCGGCATCGAGTACGGCGAGATCATCGCTTGCCCGCGCGGTTTCCCCCGGGCGCTGTCACGCGACGTTAAGCTCAAGAAGGTCATCCGCTACGCCACGGCCGAGGATGTGGAAAAGGAACACCAGATCGGCGAGCTGGAGAAAAAAGCCCTGCTTCAGGCGCAGGTCAAGATCAAAGAACATGAACTTTCGCTCAAGATCATTGCCATTGAATTCCTGTTTGACGCCAGCCAGGCGATCGTCTACCATCACGTCTCCGAAGGGAGTAAAGCTCAGAACCTGCGCGATTTCTCGCGCGACCTGGCGAGCGTTTTTTCCGCCCGGGTGGATATGCGCCAGGTCTCGCCGCGCGACGAAGCGCGCCTGTTCGGTGGCGTCGGCCCGTGCGGCCGTTCGCTCTGCTGTTCCGTCTGGCTGGATAAACCAAAACACGTGACCGTCAAGATGGTCAAGGAACAAGGCCTGGCGATGTCGCCGACCAAGACGGCTGGAGTCTGCGGCCGGCTGATGTGTTGCCTCGAATACGAACACGGCGCAAAGAAGTAA